The stretch of DNA GACACGAAACACGAGAACATTTTATTGCCGGTGCCACGATAGATAATTATATGCAATATGCTCCTGCTGCGGCTGTATATGGGCTTAATCTTGCCGGAGTTAAAGGAAAACATAATTTTAAAGACAGAACCATTATCTATGCTACGTCTCAATTAGTCTCTGCAGCATTGGTATTGCCCACAAAACGATTCGTAGGCGAAGAACGCCCCGATGGCTCAAATTATTTATCTTTCCCTTCGGGGCATACAGCAACGGCTTTTTCATCAGCACATTTTATGTTTAGGGAATACAAAGAAACCAATTTTTGGTTGAGTATTTCAGGTTATCCCATTGCAGCAGCCACAGGCATATATCGTGTTATAAATGATAAACATTGGGTGGGTGATATAATTGCCGGTGCAGGAATAGGTATTGTATCAACCGAAATTGCCTATTGGTTGTTTCCTGTCACATCAAAATGGTTTTCGTCAAAAAAAGAAAGGGAAGTATTGTCCGTTGTTCCTTTCTATCAATCCAAAGCAGTCGGACTTACAATTATTAAAACATTTTAAAACAATGAAAACAATTATTATGAAAGAGTTTACTGTAACTCATAGAATATTGCACTGGTCTTTGGGGCTTCTAATGACGGTACTGTTTATTACCGGATTTTTAAGAATGCAATGGATGGGTCGAAAGCCCATTGTTGCGGTTATCGAGCAGGATGCTCCCGGAGTGATGACGAAGGAACAGACAATGGCTATAGTTAATGATATTCTTAATCCTATGTGGCAATGGCACGAATACGCATCGTATATTATCATTTTTATCTTCTTAATGAGGATTGCTTATATGTTGATGAAAGGAGTTCGTTTCCCCAATCCTTTTATCGGAACACAGTCCATAAAAGAACGTCTGCAAGGGATGACATATATATTATTTTATGTGTTTGTCATTATTGCCGGTATCACTGGATTTTATCTCAAATGGGATAACGGGGAATGGAAAGAGCCTATGGAAACTGTACATAAGCTGGCGATATACTGGTTTCCGATTTTTATATTGGTACACATTACAGGAATTGTTATAGCGGAATTAACAGGCAAAAAGGGAATAACGTCTAAGATGATTGGTGGTAATTAAAATATTAAATTTAGAATAAGATGAAGCATTTTGAATTAGAAAAACATTACGTCAATAAGTCGGGCTGGATAAGAGCAGCCGTATTGGGAGCTAATGATGGCATATTGTCCACAGCGAGTATCATTGTGGGTGTTGCTGCGGCAAGCGACAGCCGGGAAACGATTATTCTGGCAGCGTTGGCAGGTTCTATTGCCGGAGCAATGTCTATGGCTGCGGGGGAATACGTGTCAGTAAGCTCCCAGTCGGATATAGAAAAATCTGACCTCGACAGAGAACAAAAGGAACTGGAAGAAATGCCGGAAATAGAGCTTAATGAACTGGCAAAAATCTACCAAAAAAGAGGCTTGGATAAAGAACTTTCTTTGGAAGTAGCCCGTCAGCTCACAGCTTATGATGCCTTGGGAGCTCACGCACGGGACGAACTGGGTATCAATGAAATCACAGAAGCAAAACCGCTACAGGCGGCTTTTGCTTCTTTCGCTTCCTTTATCGTAGGTGCGGCATTGCCCTTTGTGGTATCTGTATTTGCTCCTGTTGAAAAAATGATATATAGCCAATACATTTTTGCATTGGTGTTTTTGGTTGTTTTGGGTATTGTAGCTGCGAAAGCGGGCGGCTCAAACATCTGGAAGGCAATAGTCCGGGTTTGTTTCTGGGGAACAGCTGCGATGGCAGCTTCTGCATTGGTCGGGCATTTCTTTGGAGTGCAGGTTGGGTAAATTAACTGCTAAAAATAGTGCAGGGTCGGTTGCGTCTTTTTTATTAGGACGGGACATTTGTTAGGGTTACATATAACGGTAGGGATGTTGGCGATTATGCAAAATAAAATGTATAAACCTTTAACCTTACCCTATATTTCAAATATACAAAAAAAACTAAAAAAGTAAGCCTTCATTTGCATATTTACCAACATCTTGTTATGCGAAGTAAAGTTTAGATCTTCAACTTCAAGAAATAATCCTTTTTAAATTGCGTAAATATGAGTGTATTTACGAAGTTTATAAAGATTGTAAGGTTTTATTGATAAAACATTAAAAATAAGCTCTTTTAACGTTTCAATATGTCTTTAAAGTTATAAAAAAAGATTAACTTCAAGTTGCTAAGCGTCTCGCTTCAAAAGTTTCAACTTTTAGCAAGTCTTACTTGCCAACTTGAATAGATCCTCCTTTACTTTAAGTTTTTAAACGTCATCCAGCTGCTATCAATGTAAAAGCTTACATTTCTTTTGTAGGCTGAATTTTATTTTGCATAACGGGCCGCGGCTTTGCGAGAGTGGCGGAATAGAAAGACTATACTTTCAATTTTGCACTAACTTTAGCAACAGCTTTTTATTATTTACTAAATTAAGAAAAAAGGAAATATAAAAAGCTGTTGCGGCTAAAAATGCACAAACTTTCTATATTTCCCTTAACCCGCCATTTCGCAAAACCGATGTGCTTGTTGCACAACTAGAATAACGTAAAATTTCTTAACTTGTTATTATGCAAGGCAAAAAAGAATTTACACCCCAATTATTTTACGATTTAAGTTTAGATCGATTGGTACCTTTGGATAATTACTATCGAATAATACAGCGAGAATTATCATTTGATTTTCTTTATCAAGTGACCTCAAAATATTATGGAAAAGAAGGTCAGAAAAGTATTGATCCTGTGGTCTTTTTCAAGATCTTATTGGTGGGTTATCTCAACAACATCAACAGTGATCGGGCATTGATTCGCTACTGTAGCAATTGTTTAGATGTACGTTTATTTTTAGGTTATGACTTGAACGAGGATTTGCCTTGGCACTCAACCATTAGCCGAACACGTCAATTATTAGGAGAAGAAGTTTTTTTAGAATTGTTTCGAAAAGTATTGAGTCTTTGCGTTAAAAAAGGAATGGTTCAAGGTCGTCGTCAAGCGGTTGATAGTGCATTTATCAAGCCAATGCCAGCATGGATAGTTTAGTTGAAAAAGAAGTGTTAGAAGATGCATCGGCTTATGTCAACGAATTAGAAGAAAATAGTGAATATAAAGTCACTTCAACACGTAAAAAGTTAGTTGAACAACACCATAATTGGAAAAAAGAAGAATTTAAAGGGATGCCTGCCGCCCGAAAAAGTGTACAAATCAATGAGGATGGGGAAGAAATTCGGCCAAAATTCTTAAGTAATCACACCCATTATAGTCCAACGGATCCTGATGCTAAAATCTCTACCAAACCAGGAAAACCGAGGCAATTAAATTATGCTGGTCAATTAGCCGTAGATGATAAACACCATGTCATAACGGGCGCCTGTGCCAGTACAGCAGGGAGCAAGGACAGTGCGATTTTTTCAGAAATCATGAATCAAACCTTGGCAAATTTTAAGGGTAATGAGATGCAAATTGATCAAGTATTAGCGGATGCAGGTTACAGTAGTGGTGAAAGTTTAGGTTATTGTGAAACCCACGGAATCGATGCTTATATTCCAAATTTTGGTCAGTACAAACCTGAGCGTGAAGGCTTTATTTTTAATGGGGAATTAAACCAATACGAATGTATCCAAGAAGGAGGAAATGGAGCGATCTTGCCCTTTAAACGCGTTTTAACCGATAGTAAAGGTTACCAAAAGAAAAGTTATCGAAGCAGTGAAAAATCGTGTGCAGACTGCCCTTTAAGACAGTCATGTTGTGGAAAAGTAACAAAGTTCAAAAAAATCGAAGAAAGCATTCACAAGCCCTTATACGATCGGATGCACGAGAAAATAACCAAGAATAAACGGTATTTTAAACAAATGGTCAAAAGACGAAGTGCAACGGTAGAACCCGTTTTAGGTACTTTAATCAACCATCACAATATGAAACGTATCAATAGCCGAGGAATGGTACCAAGCGAACAAACATGTTCTCTTAGCCGCTCTTTGCTATAACCTGAAGAAATACCTGAAATTTACGCCTAAAAAGTCCAAATTACTAGCCCAAATCTGTGCCTTACCAAAGGTACAGCATGCTATTTTTAAAACAGGTGAATTAGACTTTAAAATCCGCTTTTTAAAACCACTTTATTTTTAACTCATTTGCATTTTAACCCAAAATAAACCTCGCTTAAAAAGGCTTAAACGAGGTCATATATGATTTTATTTTGTTGAGTTTTGAGTTGTGCAACGGTTACCTTTGTTGTGTGCAGGCTTATTTTTTATAATGTTTTAGTTCAGTTTTTTCGACAATAGAGTCTTTTGTAAAAGTAATAAATAAAGTTTTAATTTCTATTGGATCTATATTCCAACCATATTTTTCGGATATATGATAAGCAATTGTTCGCTCTTCTATATCGTTTTTAATATCAGGTTTTCCTAACTTATTTATAACTTGATTATAGGTTAATTTAGAATTTAAATGACTTTGAATTAGGTCATTTACCATTTCCTCTCGGTATTCATAAAATCCATCAAATTTCTCATTCCATTTATTCGAGTCAAATTTCATTCCCTTTTCTTTACAAGAGAAAATGAGTAATGATAATAGAAATACGATTGTTAACCTTCTGTTTTCCATTTTTTTGTTTTTGAATCATAAACTTTGCTTTCAAAACCTAACCCGTACCAAATAATATAAGTTGAATCAGAAGTTTTTGTATAAAATGCAGGAGAATCTTCATTTTCTTTGATATTGAAAACTTCTAAACTTTTGGGATATTTACCAAACTCAGTTTTATAAATTTCAATTTTTTCAATTAAAGAGATTGCATATTTTTCACGCTCGCAAAAAGTATCGCAGCAAGAATTGAATATTATAACTAAAAATATGTATCTAAATTTTATTAAACGCATTTTCGGAAAGCTTGCACACAACACTCAAATATACGAAAATATAATTACCAAGTATTAATTTTCTCTAAAATGCCTAAAACACTGGGTTTTACGAATGTTAAAGTTTAAAAATGAAGTAGCAAAACGCAACGAAAACCTTGATTTGTTGTACCAATTGTTGTACCTTAGAATTGTCTTACATTGCTTTGCATCAGTAAGTTAAGTAAAAGTTTCATCACTTTGCATTCATTGTGAATTTTGTGTAACATAAAATAATTTGATATGGCTTCAATAAAATTCGTACTTCGTAAAAATCAAGAAGATAAGACAGGTCGTTTTCCTTTATACATTCGATTAATCAAAGACCGTAAAACTAAATTCATTACGACTGGACTTAAACTAAAAGAATCAGAATGGGATCAAGACAATCAGAAAGTCAAGCGTAATTATCCTAATAGTGCAAGAATGAATGCTTTTTTAGCACAAAAGATGGCAGATGCCCAAGCGTTGGTTGCAGACACTGAACGTAAGCGTTCTTATGTTTCTGCAAATAAATTAAAGGAAGCGATTAAAGGAAAATCAAGCGAAAACTTTTTTGATTACGCTTACGATCGATGTGAACGTATTAAAGGTATTTTAGCTCCTCAGACTTACAAAGCTTACAAAATGAATCTGAATAAGTTTGAGCATTTTTTGAAAACAAGAGATATTTACTTTGATGATATTACTGCTGGATTATTAAATGATTACATCAATTACTTAACGACAAAATTAAAGAATAATGCAACTACTACGCACATTGCTATAAACGTTCTTAAAATTATGTTTAAATATGCGATTCGCGAAGATGTCATTGCACCTAACATATACCCATTTACAAATATTAAAGTCAAAAAGAATAACAGCAAAAAACAGTTCTTAAATAAAGAGCAATTGGAACAATTAAAGAATTATAAAATTACGCGTTGCAATACAGAAGCTTACTTTAGAGATATGTTTTTATTTTGTTGTTATGCTGGAGGATTGCGTTTCAGTGATGTAGTCACATTACGATGGAAAAATTATAATGAAATAGAAAATCGTATAACGGTTGATATTCGAAAAACGAAACGTACGCATCAATTTAAAATTGGAAAAACAGCTATCGAGATCTTAAATAAATATAAATCCGAATTTAATGAAGCAGAGGATTTTATATTCCCAATCATCACAGATAGTAATTTCTTCGAAAAAACTGCTGAATACCAAGCGAATCATATCTCAAACAAAAATGCATTATGTGGTCAAAAATTAAGAAGAATAGGGAAGGAGTTAGAGTTTCCATTTACATTATCATTTCATTTAAGTAGACATACTTTTGCAACTCAAGCGTTAGCTAACGGGATGCGTATTGAGTATGTTTCGAAACTATTAGATCATTCAGATATTGGAATTACACAAGTGTATGCTAAAATAGTAAATGACGAATTAGACAAAGCCGTTGAACAATATATTGAATAATAATTTTCCCTTATCCATCCGATAGGGGATTTTTTTTGAATTATAAAGTTTTAATGATTTGTAAATCAATATTTAAAAAGTCTTATTTTGTCATCATCACCCATTAAATTATAGCATTTATAAAATCATTTTTTTTATTATATGTATGTGATTTTTAAAATATGTACGTCAATATGTCTTTTAGTGATGAAAAATGTTTTTTTTATGTCTATAACTTAATTCTAATGTTGTAAAATGCATAAATATGCATTAATTTAATATTGTAATTTGATTCTATTTAATTGATTAATAAAAGTTAAAGTTTTATTTTATGATTGAAAATTTAAATATTCAAGAAGTAGAATTTAACGAGATCACTTTACTTAAATCATCAGATGAATCCAACAGCATTTTTGACATGAAATCCGATGATGATTTTTCCAATCTTCGTTATTGCACTTCAATTATTCAGAAGCTTTTAGAAATTTCGATTTCAGATGTAATCAATTTTATTTACCACCATGTTCAAATGGTCATTCAAAAACTGATTTGGTTGGATCAGTTTGAAAAACTTATTGCTGCAAACGAAAAGATATTTCGTAAGACTAAAAATGTAGCCAAAATGATGAAGATTTATACATCTATCGAAAGTAAACGTATCAAACTGAAGTTTCTTTCTTCAGTCAATTTAGATACTAAACCAAAAGCCAAGTTCATTAATGCCG from Faecalibacter sp. LW9 encodes:
- a CDS encoding phosphatase PAP2 family protein; this translates as MKPLLLITFLYALSLKAQTVGKDTLSIEDKAYKFSAKKLIVPSVFISYGIVSLTSPKLKELNLSTRHETREHFIAGATIDNYMQYAPAAAVYGLNLAGVKGKHNFKDRTIIYATSQLVSAALVLPTKRFVGEERPDGSNYLSFPSGHTATAFSSAHFMFREYKETNFWLSISGYPIAAATGIYRVINDKHWVGDIIAGAGIGIVSTEIAYWLFPVTSKWFSSKKEREVLSVVPFYQSKAVGLTIIKTF
- a CDS encoding cytochrome b/b6 domain-containing protein, whose translation is MKTIIMKEFTVTHRILHWSLGLLMTVLFITGFLRMQWMGRKPIVAVIEQDAPGVMTKEQTMAIVNDILNPMWQWHEYASYIIIFIFLMRIAYMLMKGVRFPNPFIGTQSIKERLQGMTYILFYVFVIIAGITGFYLKWDNGEWKEPMETVHKLAIYWFPIFILVHITGIVIAELTGKKGITSKMIGGN
- a CDS encoding VIT family protein, giving the protein MKHFELEKHYVNKSGWIRAAVLGANDGILSTASIIVGVAAASDSRETIILAALAGSIAGAMSMAAGEYVSVSSQSDIEKSDLDREQKELEEMPEIELNELAKIYQKRGLDKELSLEVARQLTAYDALGAHARDELGINEITEAKPLQAAFASFASFIVGAALPFVVSVFAPVEKMIYSQYIFALVFLVVLGIVAAKAGGSNIWKAIVRVCFWGTAAMAASALVGHFFGVQVG
- a CDS encoding transposase, whose protein sequence is MQGKKEFTPQLFYDLSLDRLVPLDNYYRIIQRELSFDFLYQVTSKYYGKEGQKSIDPVVFFKILLVGYLNNINSDRALIRYCSNCLDVRLFLGYDLNEDLPWHSTISRTRQLLGEEVFLELFRKVLSLCVKKGMVQGRRQAVDSAFIKPMPAWIV
- a CDS encoding transposase, translated to MDSLVEKEVLEDASAYVNELEENSEYKVTSTRKKLVEQHHNWKKEEFKGMPAARKSVQINEDGEEIRPKFLSNHTHYSPTDPDAKISTKPGKPRQLNYAGQLAVDDKHHVITGACASTAGSKDSAIFSEIMNQTLANFKGNEMQIDQVLADAGYSSGESLGYCETHGIDAYIPNFGQYKPEREGFIFNGELNQYECIQEGGNGAILPFKRVLTDSKGYQKKSYRSSEKSCADCPLRQSCCGKVTKFKKIEESIHKPLYDRMHEKITKNKRYFKQMVKRRSATVEPVLGTLINHHNMKRINSRGMVPSEQTCSLSRSLL
- a CDS encoding site-specific integrase produces the protein MASIKFVLRKNQEDKTGRFPLYIRLIKDRKTKFITTGLKLKESEWDQDNQKVKRNYPNSARMNAFLAQKMADAQALVADTERKRSYVSANKLKEAIKGKSSENFFDYAYDRCERIKGILAPQTYKAYKMNLNKFEHFLKTRDIYFDDITAGLLNDYINYLTTKLKNNATTTHIAINVLKIMFKYAIREDVIAPNIYPFTNIKVKKNNSKKQFLNKEQLEQLKNYKITRCNTEAYFRDMFLFCCYAGGLRFSDVVTLRWKNYNEIENRITVDIRKTKRTHQFKIGKTAIEILNKYKSEFNEAEDFIFPIITDSNFFEKTAEYQANHISNKNALCGQKLRRIGKELEFPFTLSFHLSRHTFATQALANGMRIEYVSKLLDHSDIGITQVYAKIVNDELDKAVEQYIE